In the genome of Mesorhizobium sp. NBSH29, the window TGCGATCTCGGTCGCTGGTAGAAATCTTACCTCCTGGGTCTGGGGTCGAATTGTAGCAGGCAAGAAAGATGGCCAAGACTTTGCTTCTTTGTCGTTAAATGTTTCCAAGGTAGAGCTTAAATCGGAGAGGCGAAAAACGATATCGATCTCGTTGGTTGTTTGCAAAATCTTTTTAGTGAGAATGGCTTCGCCACGGTTTATCGCCCATACTCGAGAGTTTACTGGGAGGTATTTCTTCCAAAACTTTTGAAATGGCTCAGATGCAAACATTCGACCAGAAAATGAAACACAGAATGATTGGAGATGGTACCTGATTTCCCAATTCTCGAAAGCGCCAACGACGTCTGCAGGGCTCTCGAAAAGACGTGTGATGACCCGCGATAAGCCACGTTTGAAGTAATATACACTGTCGTTGAGGTAAGCCACTTTTTCAGGCTTGGCGGTGCGTGTTATAAACGCTGTCGCATCCTTGTACCCGCCGATATCCATTCCGGCGTTGTTACGAAAAAGAATTGTCGAGACGTGTGGCAGGAGTGAATTCATCCTGTCCTGGGAAAGCTCGTGGTTCACGACCAGAACCACGTTTGCTTGCGCTTCGTTGAGCGCGTTCAACGCGTTCCAGACGTACCACGGCGTCTGATGTTTCTGCCACATAACGAAAATCGCAAAACGGCCAGAATTATAGGTGGCCGTTCCCGAGACTTCTGCAAGGACAGTTTTTTTGTAGGTTAAGTTTCTCCAGTTAAGAGCTGCCGCTAAAACCTTAGGGTAGTGAAAAACCAGCAGCGGCATGAATCTCACCGCTCTATGGAAAACATGGCGTGCTAAAGACATCTATTCCCCTCCGACGTCAGGGGAAGTCACAAAACCCCACGCCGCTGACAACTACACCGCCCAATAGCCGCGACCCACACGTTTGAAGGTTCGAGCAATCCGCTAGTCGACCGGCTAAGTCTCCATGCTCCGTAACGGAAGCCTAGCTGGTCGCGATGCCTTGTTGTTTGACCACGATTCAAAGTCAACCTTTGGATAAAGCAGTGGACCGATTGTTCTGAATCTACCTTACCCAAGGACAAGAGGCACGCTCGCAGATACTCAACAGTTTTTCAAACGTTTTTGTTGCATCGCAACGTGAGCGTCTGGTGATGTTCCGAAACAGTGTTGTGCCAAAGTTCGCTACCAGAACGACCACAACAAACGACTACCGCTGCGCTTCGGTTGCCATCTTGAGCGCAAGCCCTGCCAGCACAGTCGCCATCAGCCATCGTTGCACCAGCGCCCAGAACGGGCGGCCAGCCAGAAATGCGGCAAGCGTACCAGCGATGACGATGAAGATCATGTTGAAGATGATGCTGATGGAAATCTGGACGCCACACAGGATGAAAAGTTGTGGCAGCAGGCTTCGGCTGGTGTCGATGAAGTGCGGCAGGAGCGATAGATAGAGCACCGCGATCTTGGGGTTCAGCAGCGCCGTCATCAATCCCATAGCAAACAGACGTCTCGGGCGGTCAGGTTTAAGGACATGAACCTGAAAGACCGAACGTCCGCCAGGCTTGATGGATTGCCAGGCAAGCCACAACAGATAGACAACGCCCGCCAGGCGCAGCACGTCATAGGCAAACGGCACGGCCATCAGCAGCGCGGTGATGCCGAAAGCTGCCGCAACCAGATAAACAACAAATCCCAGCGCCACGCCGCCAAGCGAGATCATGCCCGCAACCCGCCCCTGGCAGATCGAGCGCGACACCAGATAGATCATGTTAGGGCCGGGTGTCAGCACCATGCCAAGCGCGATAAGCGCGAACGCGACGATATTGGAAAGTTCCGGCATGAGTGGCCCCCGCTGAGGCAGCTTTGGACAGCGAAGATGCGGCGCACCAACGCGGCACGCAATAGTCTGGCGCAACAAAGCGTTGCGCCAGTTCCGACCGATCAGCTCACGATGCGCAGGTTGGAAAGTTCGTTGGCGATTTCCTGGAAAACCTTATCCAGATCCTTGCCGGTAGCGTTCCAGAACAGTTTCCTGCTCGCCGAAATTCGCGAAAAGGATGCACATTCCTCGAGCGCGGCAATCTGCTTCTTTTCATCCGGGTCGCTGCTCGAAAGGTCCAGCGCAACCGTCATCACAATGACGTTGGGCTTGTTTCCAGGCCCCTGCGCTTTGGCGTTGACGCACAATTGCGCAAACTGGGCGTTCATCGCGGTGTTGAAGTTCTCTTTTCGGAAATCGGTTGAGCTAGCGCTGGTGCCTTTGAAGATGCGTGGCTTTTCGGTTTTGTTGTAGGGCACGCCTGCATAGCCATAGGCGGCGTAGGAGGACCGATTGGGGACGCGGTCATAGCCGCTATAAGTCTCACCATAGGTGTTCGCGCCATCGGTCAAAACGATCACCACCTTGTCATTGCCGCGCTCTGCATCCGGGCGCCCCTGGGTAAACGGTGCACCACTCGACAGCACCCGCCAACCCCACGCCATGCCTTCCGGCACGTTGGTGTTGCCCCCTGCTTGCATCGCCATGATCGCTTTCTTGATATCGTCTTTGCCAGACCCCGTGGTGACATTGGTAAGTGGTGTGATCGGTTTGGTTGAGCAGGAATAGTTCGGGCCATCACTGTCATAGGTCGACCCTGTGAAATATTTGCGCATATCGGATTGCCGCGCCTTCGAGTCGCCACCTGCGGAATAGTCCTCGCGCCAGCTATTGTAATAGTACCAGTTCTGGTTCTTCACATAGTTGGCTTCATCCGGCGCAAACATCGGGACGAACAAGCTTTCCGGCTTGCTCGCGGACGGTGTTTCATCAGTGACGTTGAGCGGATTCGGTCGGGCCTCTACGCAGCCATCCCAAGTCAGGCCAAGATCGTCATAAAGGGAAAACCGCGTCGCAAACTTGCCGTTACTTGTACCCCACCCGGTACCCACCTTCTTCCACGCAGCACCGACTTGCTCCACCTTTTTATTCGACCAGGGGCTGTTACTCCCCACCATCGTGGCCCAGTTAAAGTTCTCGTGGTGAACTGGCGAAGTGCCCTCTAAATCCATCCATGTCTTGGATCTGTTGGCAGATCCAATGTTGACCGAAGCGGCAAATGGGACCAGCGCGAACTGCACAGGATTAACGACCTGTTTCAGCGCCTCGCCTTCCTTGGCAATATTGTCCACCAAGTCGCTGGCGGCAGTTTTCAACAGGTCAATGCGTTTCTTGGTCGAGCCACTGCCCAGGTAGTCCATCGAGCCCGAATTATCGAGAACGAGGGCGACTTCAATCGTGTTTTTCAGTCGAACGCTGGTGCACGCATTAAACTTGATCTGATCCTCACCCTTGCCCATCAACTTATAAAAAACCGGGGCAAAATAGGGGTGATAGATAAGGTCGGAACACAGTTTCAGCGTGCCACCGCCAGTTTGTGCCGATGGAAACTCAACGTTCAGCGCCGTATCCGCGACTTTGATAGCGTTCGAGAGGTTGGCCTGGAAAAAATCATTGGCATATTTCGTCAGGGCGGCTTCGTTTCCGCCGGAAATGATTTGTTTGGCCGTGGCGATACCCGCCGCATCAAGCGAATTGATCATCAGCTGCCGCTGACGCGACATTTCCGAATAGTCGATCCCGAGCGTCAGAGCGCCCATGATAGGAACGATGGAAATCGCGGTAATGATCGCGAAATTGCCGCGTGTGTCGTTCAGAAATCTGCGAAACATTGCAAAAGCACCCCTGCCGAGCCCGATAACAGGCCTGCACTGTTGCAGAAATTCGTTAAGCCCCGGTTCTGATTTCGATCCGAACGCGAACTGCATGTTTACCACGCATTAACCGATCGCCATGGCGGTTGGAGGGTCGCGACGTGACTCAGGTGCGCACAAGAAAGCGAAAGCCGGTGACAGACCATGCGGCTTGGGTTAAGCGGGGGCGCTTTTGCCAGACAAGGGGGACAAGATGCCGACTTCGCCCAAGATGATCAGTTCCCTCAATGATCTGACCGACCGTTATGGCGTTCTTCTCTGCGATGTCTGGGGCGTCGTTCACAATGGCGTATCTGCCTTCGAGGAGGCGAGTGCGGCGCTGTCGGGCGCCCGCGACAAGGGCCTCGCTGTGGTGCTCATCACCAATGCGCCGCGTCCGCACGGGTCCGTAGAGGCGCAGCTTGATGTGCTCGGCGTCCCGCGCAGCGCATGGGATCGTGTGGTCACCTCGGGCGATGTCACCCAGGAACTGATCCGCACCGCGCCACGGCTGATTTTCCACATCGGCACGGAGAGCGACAAATCCATCTACGAAGGCATCGACGTCGAACTGGTCGAGGAGTTTGAGGCGCGGGCGGTTGTCTGTACCGGCTTTGCCGATGACGATAGTGAAACACCGGAAGATTATGCCGACTTGCTGCAAAGGCTGCGCGCGCGCAATCTGCCCTTCATCTGCGCCAACCCCGACCTCGTGGTCGAAAAGGGCGACCGGTTGATTTATTGCGCCGGAGCGCTCGCCCGCGATTACGGTCTGCTCGGCGGCACAACACTGATTGCCGGCAAGCCGCACCGGCCGATCTATGAAGCAGCACTTCAGGCGGCGGCGGAAGTTCTGGGCCGTCCGGTCGAGCGCAGGCAAGCGCTGGCCATTGGCGATGGCGCGCTGACAGATGTTACCGGCGGCGAACGCAACGGCATTGATGTGCTCTACGTATCAGGCGGCATCCACGCGGCTGATTATGGTCCCGCTCTCGACCCTGATCTGGAAAAGCTTGGCGCCTTCCTCGCCGAGCGCGGCCACAATCCCGTCGCCGTTATCCCAAGGCTGCGGTAAGGCTTCAACCGTGAGCTTCGTCCACAGCACCGACACCGCCGACCTGCCTGTAGCGTTGCGAGGCGGCGTCGTGGCAATTGGCAATTTCGATGGCGTGCATCGCGGCCATCAGGCGGTGCTGGAGCGCGCGCTGGGACAAGCACGACAAAAATCCGTGCCCGCCATGGTTCTGTGCTTCGAGCCGCATCCGCGCGCCGTGTTCCAGCCGGACACGCCGCTCTTCATCATCACGCCGCCGTCGATGAAAGCCAGGCTGGTTCAGGCGCTCGGCTTCGACGCGTTGGTGCAACAACCATTTACGCGCGAATTTGCCGGCCATTCCGCCGAGGAATTTGTCACCGCCATCCTCGAGCAGAGGCTGGGTATCAGCCATGCCGTCACCGGCTTTGACTTTCACTTCGGCAAGAACCGGCAGGGCGGCCCGGCCTTCCTGATGGAGGCAGGCGCCCGCCATGGGTTTGGCGTCACTCTGGTCGATGCGTTTCGTGACGAGGGTGCCGAAATCGTCTCCTCCAGCCGCATCCGCACGCTTCTGGAAGAGGGAGATGTCGCGCAGGCGGCGGGCCTTCTGGGCTATCGCTACACGGTCGAAGCCGAAATCGTAAAAGGCCGCCAGCTCGGCCGCGAACTCGGCTATCCGACGGCCAACATGGCGCTGCCGGCCAATACTGCCCTGCGCCACGGCATTTATGCCGTCAAGCTGCGCCGCGCCGATGGCAGCGTCCACAATGGCGTCGCCAGCTTCGGCCGCCGGCCCACCGTGGAAGATGATGGCGCGCCGTTGCTTGAAACCTTTGTCTTCGATTTTTCAGGCGATCTCTATGGCGAGGTCTGTCAGGTCTCGCTGTTCGGCTTCCTGCGTGGCGAGGAAAAATTCGATGGGCTGGAGCCTTTGATTGCGCAGATGAAGCGCGATGAGCAGGAGGCGAGGGCGCTTTTAGCCGCCGTCTCGCCTCTCACCCCGCTTGATCGCGAGATTGCCTTCGCCTGATTGGCCTATGCAGCGCCATTTCTTCCCTGGCGCACATCAACGTCGCGGTGGTGGTTAAACTTTTATTTACTGCGAGCACGCACAGCTTATGGTGGCGAAGGCCATGTGTTCTGCGTAAAGGTTTCCATGATTATCAAATCCGGCCTCCGGCTTCTTACTCTGTCTGCCGCACTCACCATGGCGCTGGCGCCGCAGGCTTCGGCCGAGGGCCTTTTCGGCTGGGTCCACGGCGACTGGTATCTCACGCTGGGTGGCGCCGGGTTTGTGGCCCCGCGATTTGATGGCGACAACACCTACCGCATGAATTTTTCGCCGCTGGTCTCGCTTGGCAAGGTCGGCCCCGAGGCCCGCTTCAGTTCACGCAATGACAACATCTCGATTGCCCTGCTGGACACGGGCGCTTTTCGCGCGGGCATTGCCGGCAAGATCATCTTCGAGCGCGACAGCGAAGATGAAGACGACTTGCGCGGCCTTGACCCAATTCGTTTCGGCGGTGAAGCCGGCGCGTTCGCCGAAATCTATCCGACCGACTGGCTGCGCCTGCGCGGTGAAGTGCGCCATGGCATCCGCAGCCACGAAGGTATCGTCGGCGATGTCTCGCTTGACGCATTCGCGGACCTGACACCCGCGATCCGCGTCTCCGCCGGCCCACGCGTCTCGTTTGCTTCAGCCGATTATTTTGACGCCTATTATGGCGTTTCCGCTCAGGAATCCGTCGCTTCGGGTCTCACCGAATACAAACCAGGCAGCGGCCTTAAATCAGCAGGCATCGGCGCTGCAATCACGTGGAAAACCACGGACCGCATCACCACCAGCGCGTTCGGCGAATATCAGCGCCTGCTCGGACCAGCCGCCGATTCCTCGCTGGTCAACGAGCGCGGCTCCAAAAACCAGTTCCTGTTCGGCCTCTCGGCCACCTACCGCTTCAACTTCCAGCTTTAAGCGCTTCGCTCTTTCCTTGCCCCCATAAAAATGGGGGAAAGGTGGCGATCGCAGCGATGCAGAGAGGGGGTGCCCTGCCTCTTCATGGCAACCCTGTCGAACCAAGCCGCATTCTCTGCTTTATTCTCGGCCCCGCCTCGGCTAAAAGCCCGGCCATGAGTTTTTTCGCGCCCGCCGGCATACGAATTATCGGCCCGGTCTTCCCGGCGGCCTGAGGGCTGCCCGGAGTGCCGGGTTTTCGCCTTTGCGCTATGCGCGCTTCCACACCATCTTGAGATCGCATTGCCCGCATTCCTGACGGGCCACAGACTGGCAAGCCTATGACCGAACCGACCGACACAATCGATTATTCCAAGACCCTGAACCTGCCGCAGACGGATTTTCCGATGCGCGCTGGCCTGCCTGAAAAAGAGCCGCTGATGGTGCAGCGCTGGCAGGAAATGGGCATGTATAAGAAGCTGCGCGAAAGTGCAGCCGGGCGCGAAAAATTCGTCCTGCATGACGGCCCGCCCTACGCCAATGGCAACATTCATATCGGCCATGCGCTGAACAAGGTGCTGAAAGACGTCATCACCCGCTCCTTCCAGATGCGCGGCTATGATGCCAATTATGTGCCCGGCTGGGATTGCCACGGCCTGCCGATCGAATGGAAGATCGAGGAACAATACCGCGCCAAGGGCAAGAACAAGGACGAAGTACCCGTCAACGAATTCCGCAAGGAATGCCGCGATTTTGCAGCAAGCTGGATCGCCGTGCAGGCGGCAGAGTTCAAGCGCCTCGGCATCGAGGGCGATTTCGACAATCCCTATCTGACCATGAGCTTCCACGCTGAAGCCCGCATCGCCGGCGAACTTTTGAAATTCGCCAAGTCCGGCCAGCTCTATCGCGGCTCAAAGCCGGTCATGTGGTCAGTCGTCGAACGCACGGCTCTGGCCGAAGCCGAGATCGAATATCACGATGTCGAAAGCGACATGATCTGGGTGAAGTTTCCGGTGGCGGCTTCGGGTCAAGATATTAGCGCGGGAAAATTTCGCATCGACCGTGCTCTACAGGCGAAAGACACTTCACTATCAAGTGAAGAAAAGGCCGAGGCGGCAAAGGAGTACCAAGATACTTACAAGTTGTCGGATGCTTATGTCGTCATCTGGACCACCACGCCTTGGACGATCCCAGGCAACCGCGCTGTCGCTTATTCGTCGCGGGTCTCATATGGCCTTTACCAAGTCACCGAAGCTCAGAATGATTTTGGGCCGCAGCCAAGCGAAAAACTCATCTTCGCAGATTCACTGGCCGAAGAAAGTGCTGCCAAGTCCAAGCTGACCTTTAAGCGCCTTGCCGATGTCAGCGAGCGGGAACTCGCTTCCATCACCCTGTCACACCCCCTCAAAGGCTTCGGCGGCGGTTATGAATTCACCGTTCCGCTGATCGCAGGCGACCACGTCACAGACGATGCGGGTACGGGCTTTGTCCACACTGCACCCAGTCATGGCCGCGAGGATTTTGAGGCGTGGATGGACGCCGCCGGTGTACTGCGCGCGCGCGGCATTGATACGACCATCCCCTTCACTGTCGATGATGCAGGCTACTTCACCAAGGATGCGCCGGGTTTTGGGCCGGACCGCGAAGGCGGGGCAGCGCGTGTCATGGATGACAATGGCAAGAAGGGCGATGCCAACAAATCCGTCATCGAGGAACTGATTGCGCGCAATCTCCTGTTCGCGCGCGGTCGCCTCAAGCACTCTTACCCGCATTCATGGCGGTCAAAAAAGCCGATCATCTTCCGCAACACGCCGCAATGGTTTGTCTATATGGACAAGGAACTGAACGGCTACGGCCTTTCCGCCGATATGGCCACAGGCCAAGGGTCCGACCGGGCCCCGGGCGACCATTCGCCCGCCCCCGCGGAGGCTTCAGCCGTGAGCGCAGGAAAAGATACGCTCCGCACCCGTGCGCTCGCCGCCATTGACGCCACGCGCTTTGTGCCGGCCGCTGGCCAGAACCGCCTGCGCGCTATGATCGAGGAGCGTCCCGATTGGGTTCTCTCGCGCCAGCGCGCCTGGGGCGTGCCGATCTGCGTGTTTGCCGATGTCGATGGCAATGTGCTGGACGATGAAGCGGTCAATGCCCGCATTCTTGCAGCCTTCGAGGTTGAAGGCGCTGACGCCTGGTTTGCCGAAGGTGCACGCGAGCGGTTCCTTGGAGAACGCGCTGGCGAACCGTGGAAACAGGTCATGGACATTCTCGATGTCTGGTTTGATTCCGGCTGCACCCACACCTTCACCCTCGAAGACCGGCCAGACCTGAAATGGCCTGCCGATGTCTACCTTGAAGGGTCAGACCAGCATCGCGGCTGGTTCCATTCCTCGCTGCTGGAAGGCTGCGGAACACGTGGCCGCGCGCCCTATAATGCCGTTGTCACCCACGGTTTCACGATGGATGAACACGGCCGCAAAATGTCGAAATCGCTCGGCAACACGGTCGTGCCGCAAGACATTATCAAGCAATCCGGTGCCGATATTCTGCGCCTTTGGGTCGTCACCACCGATTATTGGGAAGATCAGCGTCTCGGCAAGAACGTGATGCAGACCAATATTGATGCCTATCGCAAGCTGCGCAACACCATCCGCTGGATGCTCGGCACGCTGGCGCATGATGAGGGCGGCGAGATGTCCATCTCGGAAATGCCAGAGCTGGAACAGCTGATGCTGCACCGCCTGACCGAGATCGACCAGATTGTGCGTGACGGTTACAATGCCTTTGAGTTCAAGCGCGTCACCCGCACCCTGATAGATTTCATGGTCGTGGAACTGTCGGCCTTTTACTTCGATATCCGCAAGGATGCGCTTTATTGCGAAGCGCCTTCCAGTGCCAAGCGCAAGGCTGCTCTTCAGGTGGTGCGCACTATGTTTGACCGCGTGGTCACATGGATGGCGCCGATGCTGCCCTTTACAATGGAAGAAGCCTGGCTGGAGCGCTACCCCTCCGCCGAATCGGTGCATCTGGAACAGTTCCGCGAGACGCCGAAGGATTGGAGCAATCCAGAACTCGCCGAGAAGTGGAAAAAAATCCGTCAGGTGCGCCGCGTCATCACCGGCGCGCTGGAAATCGAGCGGGCTCAAAAAACCATCGGCTCCTCGCTGGAGGCCGCGCCCATTGTCCACATCACCGATGCGGAATTGCGCACAGCGCTTGCAGGCATCGATCTGGCCGAGATCGCCATCACCTCGGGCATCAGCATCAAGACTGATGAGGCCCCGGCAGATGCGTTCCGGCTGGATGATGTCAAAGGCGTCGGCGTTGTTGTGGCACCGGCCTCCGGCACCAAATGCGCCCGGTCCTGGCGCTTCACCGATGATGTCGGTGCGGACCCGGAGTTTCCTGACGTTTCCGCACGCGATGCGGCAGCCTTGCACGAACTGCGGGCTCTCGGCCGCCTCTGACCAAACCGTTTTTGCACAGCAAAAACGGCAAGGCCGACTGGCCGTCGCGCCCCGTGGCGCGTCAGCCAAGGTCGCGGATGCGACCGCCGGTGCCTGAGGCTGACAAAACCATTTTCGCGCAGCGAACAATGGCAAGGCCGACCGCCGGCGCCTGAGGCTTAAAAACAAAAAAACCCAGCAGGCTTGTCCGATGGGTTAAGTTGCCCTTCCGCCGCGCTTGCGCTACAAGCGCGGCGTCCGAACGCCTTGTTGTCGCCGGATTTCCAGTGAAGACCGGGGGCCGGACGGTGCCCGGCAGGCGTCCGGAGCGTGGGTGAGGCAATTGGTAGTGAGAAATTTCGGCATGGCAGACATGAAACGCGCCTGGTTTGGCGCGCCGCTCGTCGCATCCACCCTGTTTTTGGCCGGCTGCATGGGTGCGCCCACTTACGGCACCGACAAGACGTCGACCGAACAGCTTGCGTCCGACCTGACCGGCATTGTCTCCATCGCACCCAAGCGTCGCGAGCCCATTGATTACAAGCCCCGCCCTGAATTGGTGAAGCCGGCGCCGGGTGCCAGGGCCGAACTTCCGGTTCCTCAGGACAGCGTCACGGTCGCTTCCAACCCTTCCTGGCCCGAATCGCCCGAACAGCGTCGCGCCCGCATCCGCGCCGAAGTGACCGCCAATCAGGACAACCCGAACTACGATTCGCCGATTGTCCCCGATGTTGCCACCGCTTCGGCCACGCCCAGCAGCGGCGGCTCGAGCCGTGGCGATGATTCTGGCTCCAACCAGTCGATCAACCGTCCCGAATTCCGTAATACCCGCGCAGCCTACAAGAAGCGCGTCGCTGAAAACCGCCAGGGCAGCGCAACCAGCCGAAAATATCTGAGTGAGCCACCGCTGACCTATCGCCAGCCGGCAGCCACCGCTGCGGCAGATGACATTGGCGTAGATGAGTTCAAGAAGGAACGTCGCGCCAAGGCAGCTGCCCGCAAAAAGGGCAGTGGCTGGTCGCTGAAGCAGCTCATTCCGGGCATGTAGTCTGTTCCTCGTCCCCGCGAGCGGGGCGAGGAAATAGAACGCTTCAACCGCGCTTTTCCTGAAAAAACCCGCGCAACAATTCCGCCGACTGGCTTTCGCCAATCCCTGGATAGACCTCCGGCGCGTGGTGGCATGTCGGTCGCCCAAAAAAGCGCACGCCGCTGACGACGCCACCGCCCTTGTCGTCGGTTGCGCCAAAATACAGACGCCTGACCCGCGCAAACGAAATTGCTGCCGCGCACATGGTGCAGGGTTCGAGCGTCACATAGAGATCGGCATCGGTGAGCCGCTCCTGCGACAGCGCAGCGCCGGCCTCGCGGATCACCAGCAGCTCGGCATGGGCGGTCGGATCGTTCAGTTCGCGCGTGCGGTTGCCTGCTTTGGCAATCAATTCACTGCCGCGTACCAGCACCGCGCCGATAGGCACCTCGCCGCGCGCGCCGGCGGCGTGCGCTTCGGACAGCGCCATCGCCATAAAATCGGGCCGTTTCATCGGTTGGCTATCCAAGACATTTCCCTCGCACCTCGGTGGTGTTCCTGTTATCTAGCCGCGCAAGAGCAATTCCGCAAAATCTGCCGCGGCCTTGCACCGCAATCGCGGAAACAATCAAGAGAGAGCAGTTCGACGTTCGAGAAGCGCGAACCTCTCCAAAGGCAAAGGCCACATGGACGACGATCGTAAAAAGGGACCGCGCAAATTCGGTCCGAAGAAATTTTCTGGACCTGCCCGCAGCTCCGGTGACGCCCCGCGCCCCGCGCGTTCCGGCAAGCCCGCCTTTGGCGCAAAGCCGGCTTTCGCAGGCGGTGGCGCCAAAAAGCCCTATCAAAAACGTGAAGGCGCTCCCGGTGAGGCCCGCAGCGACAAGCCACGCACGCCTTTCCGCCCCCGCGATGATCGGCCTCGCGATGACAAGCCGCGTGAATTTCGCCCCCGTGAAGCTGACGACAAGCCACGCACGCCATTCCGTCCGCGCGATGACCGGCCTCGCGATGACAAGCCGCGTGAATTTCGTCCGCGGGAAGCTGGCGACAAGCCACGCACGCCTTTCCGTCCCCGCGATGACAAACCACGCGAGTTCCGCCCTCGTGATGACCGCCCCCGTGACGGTGGCGACAAACCGCGTCCCTTCCGGGCTCGCGACGACAGCCCCCGCGACGGCGACAAAAAACCGTTTCGTGCCGGTCCACGCCCCGAGCGCGGCGACTTCGAAAAGCGTCCGCCGCGCCGTGATGAAAAGCCGTTTGAGCGCTCGCGTGATGCGGTGCCCGAAGAGGGCGAGCGTATTGCAAAGCGTCTGGCCCGTGCAGGCATTGCCTCGCGCCGTGATGCTGAAGAGCTGATTGCGGCTGGCCGCATTCGCGTCAATGGCCGCGTCCTGGCATCTCCTGCCATCAATGTGTCCATTGAAGACAAGATCGAACTCGACGGCACGCTGATCCCGGCTATTGAGCGCACCCGCATGTTCTTGTTCCACAAGCCTGCAGGGGTGGTCACAACCAACCGTGACCCGCAGGGCCGCAAGACCGTGTTTGACGTCTTGCCAGGTGATCTGCCGCGTTTGATGACGGTGGGCCGTCTCGACATCAATACCGAAGGGCTTTTGCTCCTTACCAATGATGGCGGCCTGTCGCGCGTTCTGGAACTGCCGGCAACGGGCTGGCTACGCCGCTACCGCGTGCGCGTGCATGGAACGCCTGATGAAAAGGCACTGGCTGATCTCAAGAACGGCATTTCTGTTGATGGCGTCTTCTATGGCGCTATCGAAGCAACGCTGGATCGTTCACAGGGCAGCAACGCTTGGCTCACCATCGGTTTGCGCGAAGGCAAGAACCGTGAAGTGAAAAACGTCTTGGGCGCACTCGGTCTCGATGTCACCCGCCTCATCCGCGTATCCTATGGCCCGTTCCAGCTAGGCGAACTGCCAGAAGGCCATGTCTGGGAGATGAAGGGCAAGACCCTGCGTGACCAGCTCGGCGAACGCCTGATTGAAGAATCCGGTGCGAATTTCGAAGCTGATATCGTCAATCCATTCTCCAACCAGCCAACGCGCCGCGAGCGCGAGCCGGAAGAAGAAATGGCGACGGAGCGTCCAAAAATCATGCGCGACGGCGAACGCGGCCATATCGGCGAAGGTGGTCTGATCAAAGCGCGCAAGCGCCGCGAAAACACCCGCGACGATGCGCTGGGCAAGCTATCGACCAGCCGTCCCGAGCGGGGATCTTACGGTGACAAGCCAGACCGCGGCGGCAAACCTGCCTACGGCAAGCCATCATACGGTGACAAACCAGATCGTGGCAGCAAACCTGCCTACGGCAAGCCATCTTATGGCGATAAGCCGGATCGTGGCGACAAGCCGTCCTTTGGCAAACCAGCTGCCTTTGGTGACCGGCCGGACCGTGACGCCCGCCCGCCGCGTGGCAAAAAGCCAGAGCGTGAACAGCGCCCGATTGATCCGCCCGGCCAGCGCCGTGCCAATGTGTGGATGGCTTCTGGTGCCCGCCCGCAAGGCAAGGGCAAGCTGGAGAGCGAGAAGGCAGAGGTCGACGCCCGCAAGGCCGACAAGTCGGCGCGCTATGGCAAGAAGCCGTTCGGCAAGAGCGATAACCATCCCGCGCCATCGCGCAA includes:
- a CDS encoding pseudouridine synthase, with product MDDDRKKGPRKFGPKKFSGPARSSGDAPRPARSGKPAFGAKPAFAGGGAKKPYQKREGAPGEARSDKPRTPFRPRDDRPRDDKPREFRPREADDKPRTPFRPRDDRPRDDKPREFRPREAGDKPRTPFRPRDDKPREFRPRDDRPRDGGDKPRPFRARDDSPRDGDKKPFRAGPRPERGDFEKRPPRRDEKPFERSRDAVPEEGERIAKRLARAGIASRRDAEELIAAGRIRVNGRVLASPAINVSIEDKIELDGTLIPAIERTRMFLFHKPAGVVTTNRDPQGRKTVFDVLPGDLPRLMTVGRLDINTEGLLLLTNDGGLSRVLELPATGWLRRYRVRVHGTPDEKALADLKNGISVDGVFYGAIEATLDRSQGSNAWLTIGLREGKNREVKNVLGALGLDVTRLIRVSYGPFQLGELPEGHVWEMKGKTLRDQLGERLIEESGANFEADIVNPFSNQPTRREREPEEEMATERPKIMRDGERGHIGEGGLIKARKRRENTRDDALGKLSTSRPERGSYGDKPDRGGKPAYGKPSYGDKPDRGSKPAYGKPSYGDKPDRGDKPSFGKPAAFGDRPDRDARPPRGKKPEREQRPIDPPGQRRANVWMASGARPQGKGKLESEKAEVDARKADKSARYGKKPFGKSDNHPAPSRNSPTSGPRKGKPGADRRR
- a CDS encoding MipA/OmpV family protein, whose product is MIIKSGLRLLTLSAALTMALAPQASAEGLFGWVHGDWYLTLGGAGFVAPRFDGDNTYRMNFSPLVSLGKVGPEARFSSRNDNISIALLDTGAFRAGIAGKIIFERDSEDEDDLRGLDPIRFGGEAGAFAEIYPTDWLRLRGEVRHGIRSHEGIVGDVSLDAFADLTPAIRVSAGPRVSFASADYFDAYYGVSAQESVASGLTEYKPGSGLKSAGIGAAITWKTTDRITTSAFGEYQRLLGPAADSSLVNERGSKNQFLFGLSATYRFNFQL
- the ileS gene encoding isoleucine--tRNA ligase, which gives rise to MTEPTDTIDYSKTLNLPQTDFPMRAGLPEKEPLMVQRWQEMGMYKKLRESAAGREKFVLHDGPPYANGNIHIGHALNKVLKDVITRSFQMRGYDANYVPGWDCHGLPIEWKIEEQYRAKGKNKDEVPVNEFRKECRDFAASWIAVQAAEFKRLGIEGDFDNPYLTMSFHAEARIAGELLKFAKSGQLYRGSKPVMWSVVERTALAEAEIEYHDVESDMIWVKFPVAASGQDISAGKFRIDRALQAKDTSLSSEEKAEAAKEYQDTYKLSDAYVVIWTTTPWTIPGNRAVAYSSRVSYGLYQVTEAQNDFGPQPSEKLIFADSLAEESAAKSKLTFKRLADVSERELASITLSHPLKGFGGGYEFTVPLIAGDHVTDDAGTGFVHTAPSHGREDFEAWMDAAGVLRARGIDTTIPFTVDDAGYFTKDAPGFGPDREGGAARVMDDNGKKGDANKSVIEELIARNLLFARGRLKHSYPHSWRSKKPIIFRNTPQWFVYMDKELNGYGLSADMATGQGSDRAPGDHSPAPAEASAVSAGKDTLRTRALAAIDATRFVPAAGQNRLRAMIEERPDWVLSRQRAWGVPICVFADVDGNVLDDEAVNARILAAFEVEGADAWFAEGARERFLGERAGEPWKQVMDILDVWFDSGCTHTFTLEDRPDLKWPADVYLEGSDQHRGWFHSSLLEGCGTRGRAPYNAVVTHGFTMDEHGRKMSKSLGNTVVPQDIIKQSGADILRLWVVTTDYWEDQRLGKNVMQTNIDAYRKLRNTIRWMLGTLAHDEGGEMSISEMPELEQLMLHRLTEIDQIVRDGYNAFEFKRVTRTLIDFMVVELSAFYFDIRKDALYCEAPSSAKRKAALQVVRTMFDRVVTWMAPMLPFTMEEAWLERYPSAESVHLEQFRETPKDWSNPELAEKWKKIRQVRRVITGALEIERAQKTIGSSLEAAPIVHITDAELRTALAGIDLAEIAITSGISIKTDEAPADAFRLDDVKGVGVVVAPASGTKCARSWRFTDDVGADPEFPDVSARDAAALHELRALGRL
- a CDS encoding nucleoside deaminase, with protein sequence MKRPDFMAMALSEAHAAGARGEVPIGAVLVRGSELIAKAGNRTRELNDPTAHAELLVIREAGAALSQERLTDADLYVTLEPCTMCAAAISFARVRRLYFGATDDKGGGVVSGVRFFGRPTCHHAPEVYPGIGESQSAELLRGFFQEKRG